A genome region from Labilibaculum antarcticum includes the following:
- a CDS encoding DNA alkylation repair protein has product MEEGFLFKDVYNKHLIENMASNMQNSWSEFNISSFVNSIAPKLDALSLSKRSQLICIELYNHLPKDYPKALKILLNSFNPEMGTTKIQGFEGFYYMPIADYVSRFGLEKEDFQLSINALIEITKRFTSENAIRPFIRKFPEETFQYLHQWTNNENVHVRRLVSEGTRPKLPWASPLREFQKDPSPVLELLEKLKEDDELYVRRSVANNLNDIAKDHPDLVVETLTRWNKTNNKGTQWIIGHASRTLLKQGHPKALTLLGYLQNIKIRVNNLRVNRPTCQLGDEIEFSFELESLSADKQNLMIDFIVHYMKANGRTAPKVFKLSKKSIPENGCLTFKKKISFKPITTRKHYLGQHEIEIQINGMKYGKVSFVVE; this is encoded by the coding sequence ATGGAAGAAGGATTTTTATTTAAGGATGTATATAACAAACACCTAATTGAAAATATGGCTTCCAATATGCAGAATTCATGGAGTGAATTCAATATCTCATCATTCGTAAATTCAATTGCACCAAAACTAGATGCTCTAAGCTTATCCAAACGTTCTCAACTGATATGCATAGAATTGTATAATCATCTTCCCAAGGATTACCCTAAAGCTTTGAAGATTCTTTTAAATTCGTTTAATCCGGAAATGGGAACAACCAAAATTCAAGGATTCGAAGGTTTTTACTATATGCCAATTGCCGATTATGTGTCTCGATTTGGATTAGAAAAAGAAGATTTTCAACTTTCTATAAATGCACTGATCGAAATAACAAAAAGATTTACATCTGAGAATGCAATTCGTCCGTTTATTAGAAAATTTCCAGAAGAAACATTTCAATATCTTCATCAATGGACCAATAATGAGAATGTACATGTTCGCAGGTTAGTATCAGAAGGAACCCGCCCAAAATTACCATGGGCATCACCACTCAGAGAATTTCAGAAAGATCCCTCTCCTGTGTTGGAGTTATTAGAAAAATTAAAGGAAGATGATGAACTCTATGTTCGAAGATCTGTCGCCAATAATTTGAATGACATCGCGAAAGATCATCCTGATTTAGTGGTAGAAACATTAACCCGATGGAATAAAACAAATAACAAAGGCACTCAATGGATTATTGGGCACGCTTCCAGAACTTTACTTAAACAAGGTCATCCAAAAGCATTAACTCTTTTAGGATATCTACAAAATATTAAAATTAGAGTAAACAATCTAAGAGTTAACCGCCCTACATGTCAATTAGGCGATGAAATAGAATTCTCTTTTGAGCTTGAATCTTTATCTGCTGACAAGCAAAATTTGATGATTGATTTTATAGTTCATTACATGAAAGCAAATGGCAGGACAGCACCTAAGGTTTTCAAGCTTTCGAAAAAATCAATTCCTGAAAATGGATGTCTTACTTTTAAAAAGAAAATATCTTTTAAACCAATCACAACAAGAAAACACTATTTGGGACAACATGAAATTGAGATCCAGATTAATGGTATGAAGTATGGAAAGGTGAGTTTTGTAGTAGAATGA
- a CDS encoding NfeD family protein, producing MELELWHIWLLLAVGLFVIEIFISTFVSVCFGIASLITGIVTYWGFIIPEQLLVFIGCSALGLLIIKPYIKKHFISNKYQPDNDYQKLIGKETIVMEEINERKNTGRIVLSGSTWKAKSQFGEIIPKDSFVKVLNIDYSVITVKNL from the coding sequence ATGGAATTAGAACTTTGGCATATTTGGTTATTACTGGCAGTAGGTCTATTCGTTATTGAAATATTTATTTCGACGTTCGTATCTGTCTGTTTTGGAATAGCTTCCCTAATAACCGGAATAGTCACCTATTGGGGATTTATTATTCCTGAACAATTACTTGTATTTATAGGATGCTCAGCATTGGGACTGCTTATTATTAAACCATATATTAAAAAGCACTTCATAAGTAACAAATACCAACCAGATAACGATTACCAAAAATTGATTGGTAAGGAAACCATTGTTATGGAAGAAATCAACGAGCGCAAAAACACGGGTAGAATAGTTCTTTCCGGATCGACCTGGAAAGCCAAATCTCAGTTCGGTGAAATAATTCCCAAAGATTCATTTGTAAAAGTATTGAATATAGACTACTCAGTTATTACGGTGAAAAATTTATAA
- a CDS encoding acyl-CoA dehydrogenase family protein, protein MNPYITIEHEKIREKVREFAQKEVKPLAFELDEEEKFSSHLTNRMGELGLFGIYLPKEYGGQAKDYLSLLIAVEEIAKVDASQASTLAAHNSLGIGPIYYFGSEEQKQKYLPKLTSGENIWAFGLTEDNAGSDSRGTESSGILEGEDWWINGRKKFISNASSDLSLGVTLQVVTANDNGKKELSAILVERSTDGFKAKPLKGKMMWRASDTAELTFENCKVPKENLLGNLGEGAKIMLQTLDSGRLTIAAMGLGLAQGAYEMALSYSKKREQFGKPISKFQAIGFKLADMATKIEAARHLLYHACWLKDNGYSFGKEAAMAKLFCSEVAQEVANEAVQIHGAHGLIKESEVERFYRDQRILQIGEGTSEILRLVISRHIGC, encoded by the coding sequence ATGAACCCATACATAACAATAGAACACGAAAAAATTCGGGAAAAAGTAAGGGAATTTGCCCAGAAAGAGGTAAAACCTTTGGCTTTTGAATTGGATGAAGAAGAAAAATTCAGTTCTCATCTTACCAATAGAATGGGTGAGTTGGGATTGTTTGGGATTTACTTACCCAAGGAGTATGGAGGACAAGCAAAAGATTATCTTTCCCTATTAATAGCAGTTGAGGAGATTGCAAAGGTTGATGCATCGCAGGCATCTACATTGGCCGCTCATAATTCTTTAGGAATTGGTCCGATTTATTATTTTGGTAGTGAAGAGCAAAAACAAAAATATCTGCCTAAATTAACAAGTGGAGAAAATATTTGGGCTTTTGGATTAACGGAAGACAATGCGGGTTCAGATTCAAGGGGAACAGAGTCGAGTGGTATTTTGGAGGGTGAGGATTGGTGGATTAATGGACGCAAGAAGTTTATTTCAAATGCATCGTCCGATTTGTCTTTAGGCGTAACTTTGCAGGTTGTAACTGCTAATGATAATGGAAAAAAGGAATTATCTGCTATATTAGTAGAACGAAGCACAGATGGATTTAAGGCGAAGCCATTAAAAGGTAAAATGATGTGGCGAGCTTCCGATACTGCGGAGTTAACTTTTGAGAACTGTAAAGTTCCGAAGGAAAATTTGTTGGGTAATTTGGGCGAGGGAGCTAAAATAATGCTTCAAACTTTGGATTCTGGTCGACTAACAATTGCGGCAATGGGATTGGGTTTGGCGCAGGGAGCATACGAAATGGCTTTGTCCTACTCAAAAAAGAGAGAACAATTCGGTAAACCGATTTCAAAATTTCAGGCAATTGGTTTTAAATTGGCTGATATGGCAACAAAGATTGAAGCGGCCCGACATTTATTATATCATGCATGCTGGTTAAAAGATAATGGTTATTCTTTTGGAAAAGAAGCTGCCATGGCTAAACTATTTTGCTCTGAAGTGGCACAGGAAGTTGCGAATGAGGCTGTTCAGATTCATGGTGCACACGGATTAATTAAAGAATCAGAAGTGGAACGTTTTTATCGCGATCAACGAATACTGCAAATAGGCGAAGGAACATCAGAAATTCTTCGATTGGTGATTTCAAGACATATTGGTTGTTAA
- a CDS encoding beta/alpha barrel domain-containing protein, which yields MTDRKKDHIELAFRSQMKDALMDERFNYEPMLSSHPKEDDTTFTFLGKDLQTPIWVSSMTGGTELAGKINQNLARACAEFGMGMGLGSCRSLLNSDENFSDFDVRSIIGDDLPLYANLGICQLEELIQKKKVSKIIGLVGRLRADGLIIHVNPLQEWLQPEGDQIKQSPIESLEYLLEEVDFPIIVKEVGQGMGPESLRALLHLPLQAIEFAAFGGTNFAKIELMRNPDSQTQLFEPLAQIGHSASQMMDWVNEILATDDQVKCKEVIISGGIQNFLDGYYLMEKSNLPAIYGQASVLLKYAKESYEELRAYLESQRKGLQLAKSFLRIRK from the coding sequence ATGACAGACAGAAAAAAAGATCACATTGAGTTGGCTTTTCGTTCTCAGATGAAGGACGCTTTGATGGATGAACGATTTAATTATGAGCCCATGCTCAGTTCTCATCCTAAAGAAGATGATACCACTTTTACTTTCTTAGGAAAAGATCTGCAAACACCAATATGGGTTTCCAGCATGACTGGAGGAACTGAATTGGCTGGCAAAATCAATCAAAATTTGGCTCGTGCTTGTGCTGAATTTGGAATGGGAATGGGACTCGGTTCTTGCAGGTCTCTTTTGAATAGTGATGAGAATTTTTCTGATTTTGATGTTCGTTCAATCATTGGAGATGATCTTCCTTTGTATGCAAATTTAGGAATCTGTCAACTCGAAGAATTAATTCAAAAGAAAAAAGTAAGTAAGATTATTGGGCTTGTTGGTCGTTTACGTGCTGATGGTTTGATTATTCATGTTAATCCCTTACAGGAATGGTTGCAGCCTGAAGGCGATCAAATAAAGCAATCTCCAATAGAAAGTCTGGAATACTTGCTCGAGGAAGTTGATTTTCCAATTATAGTAAAAGAAGTTGGGCAGGGAATGGGGCCTGAAAGTTTACGGGCATTACTGCACCTTCCTCTTCAGGCAATTGAATTTGCGGCATTTGGAGGAACTAATTTTGCAAAAATTGAGTTGATGCGTAATCCCGATTCTCAAACTCAATTATTCGAACCTTTGGCCCAAATAGGTCATTCGGCTAGCCAAATGATGGATTGGGTGAATGAGATTCTTGCTACCGATGATCAGGTGAAATGCAAGGAGGTAATCATTTCAGGAGGAATTCAAAATTTTCTGGATGGGTACTATCTTATGGAGAAATCTAATCTCCCTGCCATTTACGGACAGGCTTCTGTTCTGTTAAAGTATGCCAAAGAATCATATGAAGAATTAAGAGCGTATTTAGAATCACAAAGGAAAGGATTACAGCTTGCCAAGAGTTTCTTGCGCATCAGAAAATAG